The Ictalurus punctatus breed USDA103 chromosome 17, Coco_2.0, whole genome shotgun sequence sequence CGGCATTTCATTATAATGCCCGTATGATTTTCTcagaatattttcttttaataatgatggAGAATGATCATTTAAGAACAATGAAAAATCTGCACAATtaatgaacaattttttttctacaatattttttcaataaattaattaaattgttatttttgtggAAAGCCAGCATAAATATGCAGCCCTGTGAATGGTCTGTGTGAACTATATGGTAGGGTTCAATAAGTGAATgcatatttcttttatttgtacagacacacagtagaaatgtggttttatttaggGATCAATAAGGCAGTCAGGCTAAACTCAAATCATTAGCATAATGTTAAAGACCTTGACCTTTTTAAAACTTCCATGAGCAGGTTTTGCATATAATGTCCATGTATTGCACATACCCATTTACTACAAATCAGAAATGTGCATTACTGTGAACTGTTGGACTAGTTAAAGTCTTTTTGTGTGGTACTTGAGTTGGAGATATTAGCGAAACCTGAGAACCCTCCCCATGAGCTTTCACAAGCTGTCCTTTAAAGTACAGCAAAATAAAACCCTCGCTTTCATgcaacctgttttgttttgtccaatGGGATCCAAATGCACACATCTAGTTTAAAGATTTTTAGGaagatttttagaaaaaaaaaaaaaaaaggatattctATTATAAATACTAACATGCTCATTTTttcgtatctgtatttgtattctttTGGGACACATTATCTGTTAAATGCAAATAATGCATGGGTGTTCAATTACACCTCTTGTATACAGTATAAGTTGGATTTGCATAAGAATTTCTACTAACACTCAATGCTAATAAACAAAGGCTAAAGGGTTTGTTACGTAGCCTGCGTCTCAAAGTCAGTATGAACAAATATGTACACATCAAATTCTCAAAATTACTATGCACTCAacttataatattaaatatataaaaggtaCCAGACATTTCTCACTTATGCATGTACACACAATTTTTGGATAAATGAATTAACATTGCCTCTTATGTTGGGAAAATCAGCTACCCACCTTCCTCCTTACTTTATCTCACATCACAAGAGGGCACTCAATGGCTTTTGCAAATTAAAGAAACAACAGAATTATATTATTTAGTGAAATAACAATAGCAATGGTTTCCAGCTTCTCTATCATAACATTGAAGGGGATGTCTCGtattgtttatgtttaaaatctgatgaaactgttgcatttttctgcAGGTCTCTTTGTGTGTTTCTATGTCCTATCCATAAATCACATAATTATAAGTAAAGAGATTCAAGGAATATGCAGACAGGTATACAGTAATGCATTTATatttgggcagtggtggctcagtggatAGGGATCTGGGCTACTGATTAGTATCAATCTCCCACTGGCCTCTGAGCTAGGCCATTGATACTTGTCTGCTCCAAGGGCACTGGTTCATGAGAGACCCTGCACAAGGAAATGGGTAGGCTCTCCTCCTTTCTGTCTTATGCACAATCCAAAGCGTGGTTAGCAAAGCCTGCCTTGCCAGGCTTGAAATATATGCTCTGTGTGCCATAGTTGCTCCTTGGACACTGCTTCAAAAAGGCCCAAGAAAGGACAGTGACAGTTTCAGAATCAAGAAAACCATCAGTTCCAAACATACCAGCCACATGGTGCCTTTAGATCACTATATTGCAACCCATATAAAGATTCCATTAACTTTGCATGAGCCCTATACATAAAGAGTCATGCCTTCAGGAAAAGTGTGGTCAGCACAGTCTGCCATGCTGTAAGTGTGTAAATCAAATGTATGAAATATGCGCTGTGTGCCAGAGATTCTGCCAAAAGACACTAGAAAGGAGTGTGGAAATTtcagaaaaattaaaaaagaaattgttGCCACACTATGCCTATAGTTCCCCAGGTTCCCTGGGTGCCCTCAACCTTGTACGAGCCATAGACAGAAAGATTCATGCCCTGTGCACCTCCACTCAGCTCATGGGGCTGGCCCTAAGCAGCACCCCTCACCACTAAAGGACCAGATTAAGCATGGCCACGAAGGGTTTACTCTGGTTGTGGGGCAATTTACAGCCTAAAACTTTGCTCATTTGGTAGTGCCTATAGTAAGTCAGTGAATCCTGATGACAATATTGCAGCATTAAGAGATGCATTGAGAATGCTAGCCACCCTGTGGTGCATATTGCATCGGCAATGCATTCATACCTGCTGAGGATGCTAGGACTACTGACAGTAACCTGTTATATCATAACATATAATAACATATAAATTCAcgatccactttaataggaacacctgtacacctaattatttatgcagttatctaatcagccaatcatgttcagcagcacaatgcataaaatcatgtagattcAGATAAAGAGGTTCAGTtaatgaggaaaaagtgtgatttctgtgactttaaccatggcatggttggtagtgccagatgggcttgtttgagtatttcagaaactgctgttcTCCTGGGATTTTGACACATCTCTAGAGTTTGTACAGAAttgtgcgaaaaacaaaaaacatcttgtGGGAGGAGGATCTGCAGgttgaaacaccttgttgatgagagagatcagagcagaatgaccagactggtctgagctgactactgattggaaggtcttgagttcaaatcccagcactgccaagttgccactgttAGGCACTTGAGTAAGGCttttaaccctcaactactcagttttacaaatgagataaatgtaagtcgctctggataagggtgtctgccaaatgacataaatgtaaatgtaagctgacaggaagtatatggtaactcaaataagcactctttataaccgtggtgaggagaaaagcatctcaaaatgcacaacacatcagaCCTTAAGGTAAGtgggctacaacaacagaagtccacatcaggtttcactcctgtcatTCAAGAACAAGAATCTTATCATGGGCACAGAGTCACCATAACTGGacttgaagactggaaaaatacttttaaaaaaaaatcattcttcTTGACCTTTCAGTATCCTTTATCTCTGTCAATCAAAAGTATCTGTCCACCCTCATCACCTTTTGCAATTACTGGGATAGTATTGTGGTGATTTGCTTCTTACCTAGAAGCAAGGTCATATCAGTTGACACAAAGGTGATCCAGATCCACATTTTCATTCCACTGCTAGGAATGAAGAGCTGCTTGTTGGCAGCTCTTCAGCTGAAACTAAATCCCAGCCAGACTAAGCTGCTGTATATCCCCAAAGATGCATCCCTATATCAAGATCTTGTGAACTCACTGGACACCACACACAACCACAGATCTGGAGGATCTGGCCATTTCAATCCATagaggccactcaggtgcttgttcagtcccttgTCACAACTGGACTACAGCAACTCACTCCTGGCAGGTGTGCACCTGTGTGCCAACcaacctctgcaactgatctAGAAGGCAGCTGTTAGACTTGTTTTCAGTCTCACTTATCTGTAGGTACTTACCACACCCTGCTCTGCACCACATTCCTTTTAAGCTGATAGTATGGCTTGACTAGACTCACCATTCctcagtgaaaaagaaaaacctacATCAAGACATTTCTCTGTGTTGGAACCAAGGTGCAGCATTCTGTACTTCTGTCTCTCTAGATCAGGGCATCCCCTATATAACGCAAATGTAACTCAATGGTGTGTACCTCATCAACTGCATCTTGTTCTCAAAACACAACCTGCTAGATAGTGGCAAGTCCACATCTGCACAAAGGTTTGTGTAATGGCCAGTGTGTCCATGGGTGGTATCTCTCTGGGGGGCCGTACTACAACCTTTCTGAAAGGAGCAAAGCACCTCCATTTGCAACAAGTCCCCAAAAGCCCAGTGTGGGATTTCTACTTGACCCCCTTAAGATGCTGAACTGAAATGTTTGTCACTTAACACTGCTTTTAACTAGTGATCACTTCCATAAAAAGACAGGGAGAAATGCATGCATTAGTTATAAGCTCATCATGTAGTGGTATCTCAGTgattaagatgttggactattGATAGGAAGGTTGTTAGTTCAAATCCTagcactgccaatctgccactgctgggctcttgagcaaggcccttaaccctaaactgctcagttgtataaatgagataaatggatgttgctctggataaggacatTGCCAAAAGCACTGAGTACCCAGATGACTCTGTATTGACCTTGTAGTCAAACTCTAGGTTTCTGACAAAGGTCACATTATCGATTGACCATGCAGTGTTACATGGACGGTGCACCTCCAACAATGATACTTAGATAAACAATTGATCTGAGAATCAGATGGCCCACATCCTGTCTTTCACTGATGAAAGGTGTAAAGAACACACTTGTTCAAACAGCAACTTGCTCACTGAGTGGTGGACATTGTCACTATGGCCTACTGGTAGGATGGGCATCTGGATCCTACAAGTGACATACCACTCTATGAGGAGTGTCTAATCCCCGTTCCATGGGAATTACTTAGTGGTATACTGCTGCAGGAAGCTTGCACTGCTGCTACCTAGTGTCAGTGTATATTTGAACAAGACTACATTGTGAATGTTAGAGGGGAAGATGTTCCAAGTTAAAAAGGGACATGTGGATCAATGTTTTAAAACCCCACCTATAGCAAAACCTGCTTAATTATACAAAACAACATTCAAATAGAACATACAGCATGCTTTATTATATGATTAgatattatagtattatatttACTTCAAACAAATACATCCATAtgcaaaatacattaaaaaaccTTCTCCATTCTATGATCCCAAATACAGACTTGTACAATATGTTCATCAtattacttgtttgtttttttgcttttgtatttttactGCAGGCCACTGTTAGTGTCAAAGCTCCAAGGATACCTCACAAACCCACAATCCAATGTAACCTAGCATCAACAACTGTGATTTGAAAAACATTTGACCTTTGGGATAATGTTAACATGCAGAAATCTATATATTTAAATCTCTGGGTAGATAAACAAGTGGTGAAAATGAACACCATCACCTCAGATGTGTTCAGTTTGTGGATGTCATGATGCTGTGGCACCTTCACTGAATTAGTTGTCCTCATACTTAGTCTTATCAGTTTGTTGTAGGTAAGAAAGCATAGTTGtagtaaaacaaaaataatttgccTATGTTAAATGTCTTAACTAGTATTTTGTTATGTTGTTTCTTCCAGGTCTTGAAATTATAATGGGGGGAGACACATATCTTAATAATTCAAATTTAACACGTTTTATGACTATTCTGACCATGGAATCATTGGACATACCTCCATCCAGTGCTTCTTCAATATTCGTTTTTGGCATCATCACATACTGTTTAATTTTGTTCTTCCAGTCCATGCTACTTGTGACTATTGTTGTAAAAAGGGATCTGCATAAACCAATGTACATACTGCTGTTTAATTTGTCCGTATGTGACCTTATGGGAGCTACGGCTTTTTTCCCACAAATGGTTTGCAGTATACTGTCTCAGAGCAGAGAAATATCCTACCCTACCTGTGCGTTACAAGGCATCCTAATTCACCTCTATCTATGTGGATCACTTTTATTTCTCACTGTTATGGCGTATGACAGATACGTTGCCATTTGTAAGCCTTTGAGATACCACAATCTGATGACACAAGGTACCTTGGTGAAACTTATTTTTATGGTCTGGTCCATAGATGTTGTTATAATTGGGTCTGTATTTACACTCACAATGAGCAAAGAAATTTGCAGGACAAACATAGTGGACATGTACTGCAATAATCCTTCTTTAATGAAGTTAAGCTGTGAGGATATGAGAGCAATTAACTATTATGGCTTGTTTACTATAGGTCTTGTACAAGGCCCTTCCATACTGATAGTGTCATTATCATATATCAAAATCCTAATGATCTGTATTTCTACAAAACAGGAAAAATCTATAAGTAAGGCAATGCAAACCTGTGGGAcgcatttaattgtttttatgaGTTTTGAGATTAACACATTCTTACTACTGATTTCACACAGGTTAGATGCAGTATCTCCACACTTAAGAAGAGCCTTTGGTGTTTCAGTTGTTATCTTTCCTCCCATTCTTAACCCTCTAATTTACGGGTTGAAAACAAGGGAAATTCGACAAGTAATATTTAAGTTTTTACAAAGAAAGATTTCTTCTAACAGAAAACTAAACTAAAAGCATATGCATATCCTTTTTTAATATACTTATCTTAAATAAGTTAAGCTGAACAAAACAACTAGTCTGAAATGAGCTGAAATGATGTACTAATATAGTCGTAGCAGTGCACTAATATAGCATCTACTCCTGTTATTCAATCAATTTAATTCATATagtgaataaaatatatacagttccTTATAGAAATGATCTAAATAGAAATGATTTACATCTAAACCAGAACTTTCAATCACCTACATAATTCTCTGTGACATTATGAAGGTCAGCATTAATACAGAATAGTTTTTGGAACATTATTTCCAACAGTGAAGGAAATTAAATTGATTGAAGTGCAGTTCATTATTTGATGTTGAATGAATCATCATGCCTatcactgtttttctttcttttttttatcactgGTAAATGTCACTTGGCTCATGAGATTTTTATATGCAATTCTCTAAAGGTACATTCTACCCATGAGAAATTAAGAAAACAACGTGTGGCTGTACCATAATAAAGCTGTCCTGAGCTTAAGACATTTCTGTTCTTTAAACACCCACAATGTGAGTTTCATAAGTCAGCTAACAAGCTGTGGTGTTCTAAAATACTACAAGACAAATAATCACATAATTTTAAATTTAGTGTTACTGGAAACACACCTTAAACTACTGACACTTTTAAAGAACGAGACATCAGTAACTAATTTTACATGGTGCATACTGATGAGaaatactatttattattataaatctaCACTGAAATGTACATGTTCATTTGATTAAGATATTTGTGACAATCTTTAATCCAGAACGACTTGCAGAAAATACCTTTTACCTTAGATGTATGCTTTTGTACTGAACCTCATTATGTTAGctatcacaatttggcccttgtcaaagtcacccggatccttacacttgcccatttttttctgcttcaaGACTATTCACTCGCTGCCTAATATATTCCatcccttgacaggtgccattttaatcagataatcaatgttattcacttcaactgtcagtgcttttaatgttatggataaTTGGTGTATACTGTTTAGTAatctctatctttctttcaCAAGCAGTTACAGATTAGCCATATTCTAAGACAAACACTTATGGCAAATCATTACAGGTAGAAATTATTCTGGTCACATCAGTTCCTGATATGTGTCAGTTTATATTATGATATATGTCAATTTCATTTAAACGTAATAAACTATACTAAATTAAGTGTATCCATGAGTactattgtgtgtttttaaacagtttttctcAAATTCACGTTTTTCTAGGTTCAGAATCAAAAATCTCAGTTTTCAGATAACCATTAGTCATCAGAGGAAAATGATTATTGATTAATTTACATTAG is a genomic window containing:
- the LOC108277557 gene encoding olfactory receptor 52B2-like, coding for MTILTMESLDIPPSSASSIFVFGIITYCLILFFQSMLLVTIVVKRDLHKPMYILLFNLSVCDLMGATAFFPQMVCSILSQSREISYPTCALQGILIHLYLCGSLLFLTVMAYDRYVAICKPLRYHNLMTQGTLVKLIFMVWSIDVVIIGSVFTLTMSKEICRTNIVDMYCNNPSLMKLSCEDMRAINYYGLFTIGLVQGPSILIVSLSYIKILMICISTKQEKSISKAMQTCGTHLIVFMSFEINTFLLLISHRLDAVSPHLRRAFGVSVVIFPPILNPLIYGLKTREIRQVIFKFLQRKISSNRKLN